In Psychrobacter sp. P11G3, a single genomic region encodes these proteins:
- the rluB gene encoding 23S rRNA pseudouridine(2605) synthase RluB — protein sequence MKDEKLQKALARMGLGSRRQMEEVIKSGRVTVNNGPATIGDRVSQGDEIRVDGRQIKYTSENEKRRRVIAYYKPEGEVCSAKDPEGRPTVFERLPKLTHDRWVMVGRLDINSTGLLLFTNDGEMAHRLMHPSGEVTREYAVRVLGEVTPDIARALTAGVMLEDGLAKFEDIKEGGGEGVNKWYHVQLKEGRNREVRRLFESQGLKVSRLLRTRYGTIVLPKELRTGRFLELDKKEINTLTDLVSLRPRYGTGLHGAAKEKQERIRNKPLKARRTDTRNDNRNSSAKPKSSASPASRGTRNTRDRNDKR from the coding sequence ATGAAAGACGAAAAATTACAGAAAGCACTCGCCCGTATGGGACTTGGTTCACGCCGCCAAATGGAAGAAGTCATCAAATCTGGCCGCGTAACGGTTAATAACGGTCCTGCGACCATCGGTGATCGCGTCTCGCAAGGTGATGAGATTCGTGTTGATGGCCGTCAAATCAAATACACTTCTGAAAATGAGAAGCGTCGCCGTGTTATCGCTTACTACAAGCCTGAAGGCGAAGTTTGTTCGGCTAAAGATCCAGAAGGTCGCCCAACTGTTTTTGAACGCTTGCCAAAGCTAACGCATGACCGCTGGGTAATGGTTGGACGCTTGGACATCAACTCAACTGGCCTATTGTTATTTACTAATGATGGTGAAATGGCGCATCGCTTGATGCATCCATCTGGTGAAGTCACGCGTGAATATGCGGTACGTGTATTGGGTGAAGTAACGCCTGATATCGCCCGTGCATTGACTGCTGGCGTCATGCTAGAAGATGGCCTTGCCAAATTTGAAGACATCAAAGAAGGCGGCGGCGAAGGCGTCAACAAGTGGTATCACGTCCAGCTAAAAGAAGGCCGAAACCGCGAAGTACGTCGTTTATTTGAATCACAAGGTCTAAAAGTTAGTCGTCTATTACGTACACGCTATGGCACGATTGTTCTACCAAAAGAGCTACGTACTGGCCGTTTCTTAGAGCTTGATAAAAAAGAAATCAACACGTTGACGGATTTGGTCAGCTTACGCCCACGTTATGGCACGGGTCTACATGGCGCAGCCAAAGAAAAACAAGAACGTATCAGAAACAAGCCGCTTAAAGCGCGTCGCACTGACACTCGTAACGATAACCGCAATAGCAGCGCGAAACCTAAAAGTAGCGCTAGCCCTGCTAGCCGCGGTACACGCAACACCCGTGATCGCAATGATAAGCGCTAG
- a CDS encoding polysaccharide biosynthesis/export family protein, which yields MSIFCLFLMGLFSGCTINSGLQSGNLPESGTFTAENGLQFHIQPLSLATLPRTAPPTVTQDLSHLIKTSGRVNYGIAKGDVLNIILTNYPDINASTASLTVDQQGYIQFPLIGRVQASGLSVPQFTATLQSKLQRYLKYSDPQVKIINYRGSKFFVDGAVKQSGEFAIADVPVSVYGAISMAGGTTETGDSNNIVLNRQGNSYRLGVQSLHKMGLSANQIYLRNGDSIHVNSQSRNKVYVLGEFGKIEPVAIPEQGLSLAHVLGESNGLNSNTANAAKVYIVRDNPKYQYTNIYYVDMQSITSLALASRFDMQANDILYVDPTGLARWNRVISAILPSTSAINVISGL from the coding sequence ATGAGCATATTTTGCTTATTTCTAATGGGGTTGTTTAGTGGCTGTACGATCAACTCAGGACTTCAGTCAGGAAATCTTCCTGAATCTGGCACCTTTACTGCAGAAAACGGTCTTCAATTTCATATTCAGCCTTTAAGTTTGGCAACTTTACCGCGTACAGCGCCGCCTACTGTGACTCAAGATCTCTCTCATTTGATCAAAACCTCTGGACGAGTCAATTACGGCATTGCGAAAGGGGATGTGCTGAATATCATCCTTACCAATTATCCAGATATTAATGCGTCAACTGCTAGCTTAACGGTAGATCAACAAGGGTATATACAGTTTCCATTAATAGGTAGAGTTCAAGCCAGTGGGCTGAGCGTGCCGCAGTTCACCGCTACGTTGCAAAGCAAGTTACAACGTTATCTCAAGTACTCAGATCCTCAAGTCAAAATCATCAATTACCGTGGCAGCAAGTTTTTCGTAGATGGTGCGGTGAAGCAGTCTGGTGAGTTTGCTATTGCTGATGTGCCAGTGTCGGTATATGGGGCTATCTCTATGGCAGGTGGTACCACTGAGACAGGCGATTCAAATAACATTGTGCTAAATCGTCAGGGCAACAGCTATCGCTTAGGAGTGCAGTCACTACATAAAATGGGACTGTCTGCCAATCAAATCTATCTGCGGAATGGTGACTCTATTCACGTCAATAGCCAAAGCCGCAATAAGGTCTACGTATTGGGTGAATTTGGCAAAATTGAGCCAGTTGCGATTCCAGAACAGGGGCTGAGCTTAGCGCATGTATTGGGCGAGTCAAATGGACTAAATTCCAATACGGCTAATGCAGCCAAAGTATATATCGTGCGCGACAACCCTAAGTACCAGTACACCAATATTTATTACGTCGATATGCAGAGTATCACAAGCTTGGCATTAGCCAGTCGCTTTGACATGCAAGCCAATGACATTCTTTATGTGGATCCAACAGGCTTGGCTCGCTGGAATCGTGTGATTAGCGCGATACTACCATCAACCTCTGCCATCAACGTGATATCAGGGTTATAA
- a CDS encoding polysaccharide biosynthesis tyrosine autokinase: MNNIDSKDLSTPKGDNDNDNIDLTALVLVLLRGWKVIALMAAIGLLIGFFYTRYINPTFKSDALIQIEENSQGVDALGANISELVGEEVSKAEAEAELIRSRMILEPVVDMLHLDIKLTDPNIGYLDKITNDRINTQLNTNDGVSLSTKNGSVQINQFDVSPAYLNQSFTLSQSDTGFVLSNGLDDFKGQLGQPHQFNGVNGEINITVTELPADGYPIGVTQQTLKTTTDAINSALSVEEKGDKTNIIQLSMTGTNQQQITTTLDQIVQSYIDQNQSRGTEETTKTLAFMETQIPALKEKLDASEAQFNEFRKKHGTIDVGKEAELLLNEKSRIDEQLNDLKLKRADLTTYYTNEHPLVIQINEQLKVLNSRIGAIGSTVAGLPEIQREFLKLSEDTAINREIYLTLLKNYEQLKIVRAGQVGYARILDRPTNTFDAIAPNKFQIMLLALLVGTVLGVMLVLIRNLIRNVVKDPEHLESKTGVPVIATIPRSTSISKLGRNKKNIGRMLAHVDHNGLSYEAIKNLRTNLLFGKTTKAADEKSAQTILITGESPGVGKSFITANLSEVFAQLDKKVLIIDGDMRLGELHKMFSMSPDSGLTDYLLQDKDSSLTVNEPRLDTDMAKLNLESFIQPTGMEHIDLISRGRPSHNPTSLLIGERFNHLMATLKTKYDYIVIDAPPILAASDAMVLAQHADKVLIVTKFDHSVEGQLVYAIKQMSKANVQVDGIILNDIQQSILNRYSYHYHYAYGHNS; encoded by the coding sequence ATGAATAATATAGATTCAAAAGACCTATCGACACCTAAGGGTGACAACGACAATGACAACATCGACTTAACGGCGCTGGTTTTGGTTTTGTTGCGTGGCTGGAAAGTCATAGCGCTTATGGCAGCAATCGGACTCTTAATAGGATTTTTCTATACACGTTATATTAATCCGACCTTCAAGTCTGATGCGCTGATTCAAATTGAAGAAAACTCCCAAGGAGTCGATGCGCTTGGTGCAAACATCTCAGAGTTGGTCGGAGAAGAAGTGAGCAAAGCTGAGGCAGAAGCCGAGCTCATACGGTCTCGGATGATACTAGAGCCAGTCGTCGATATGCTACATCTAGACATCAAACTGACCGATCCTAATATTGGCTATCTCGATAAAATAACAAACGACCGCATTAACACTCAGTTGAACACAAATGATGGTGTGTCTTTGAGCACAAAAAACGGTTCGGTTCAAATTAATCAGTTCGATGTGTCACCAGCATATTTAAACCAATCTTTTACGCTATCACAGTCTGACACAGGATTTGTCCTGAGCAATGGATTAGATGATTTCAAAGGACAATTGGGTCAGCCGCATCAGTTCAATGGGGTAAACGGTGAGATTAATATTACAGTGACTGAGCTACCTGCAGACGGTTATCCTATTGGCGTCACTCAGCAGACCTTAAAGACCACGACAGACGCGATTAACAGCGCCTTGTCTGTGGAAGAAAAAGGCGATAAAACCAACATTATTCAGCTGTCGATGACAGGTACAAACCAACAGCAAATCACGACCACACTTGATCAAATAGTCCAGTCTTATATCGATCAAAACCAATCTCGTGGTACGGAAGAAACGACCAAAACATTGGCTTTCATGGAAACACAGATTCCAGCATTAAAAGAAAAATTAGATGCCTCTGAAGCTCAGTTCAATGAGTTTCGTAAAAAGCACGGCACCATCGATGTAGGTAAGGAAGCTGAGCTGTTGTTGAATGAAAAGTCTCGAATCGATGAGCAGCTCAATGATCTCAAATTAAAGAGAGCAGATCTAACGACTTACTATACCAATGAACACCCACTCGTCATCCAGATAAATGAGCAACTAAAAGTCCTCAACAGTCGAATAGGAGCGATAGGTAGCACCGTTGCAGGACTGCCTGAAATACAGCGAGAGTTCTTAAAGTTATCGGAAGATACAGCCATTAATAGAGAGATTTACCTCACGCTGCTCAAAAACTATGAGCAACTAAAAATCGTTAGAGCTGGTCAGGTTGGTTATGCCCGTATACTAGATAGACCGACCAATACCTTCGATGCCATTGCGCCAAACAAATTCCAAATTATGCTGCTGGCGCTACTCGTAGGTACTGTACTGGGGGTAATGCTGGTTCTAATCAGAAACTTAATTAGAAATGTTGTAAAAGACCCAGAACATCTAGAGTCTAAAACGGGAGTTCCTGTTATTGCAACGATTCCACGTTCGACCTCGATATCTAAGCTAGGTAGGAACAAAAAAAATATAGGTCGGATGCTTGCTCATGTTGATCACAACGGCTTGAGCTATGAAGCAATTAAAAATTTACGGACAAACCTTTTATTCGGTAAGACGACGAAGGCGGCAGATGAAAAGTCCGCTCAGACCATATTAATCACTGGAGAAAGCCCGGGTGTCGGTAAATCTTTTATTACGGCTAATTTATCTGAGGTATTTGCACAGCTTGATAAAAAAGTGCTGATTATCGATGGAGATATGCGTTTAGGAGAGCTGCACAAAATGTTTAGTATGAGTCCAGACAGTGGTCTCACAGACTACTTACTGCAGGATAAAGATAGCTCTCTAACAGTTAATGAGCCTCGATTAGATACCGACATGGCTAAGTTAAACCTTGAAAGCTTTATTCAGCCGACTGGTATGGAGCATATTGACCTTATATCGCGGGGACGACCGTCGCATAATCCGACTTCGTTATTGATAGGAGAGAGGTTTAATCATTTGATGGCAACGCTCAAAACGAAGTACGACTATATCGTTATTGATGCGCCTCCTATATTGGCTGCATCAGACGCCATGGTGTTGGCACAGCACGCAGACAAAGTACTGATCGTTACCAAATTTGATCATTCAGTAGAAGGCCAGCTAGTCTATGCCATCAAACAGATGAGTAAAGCAAACGTACAAGTCGATGGCATCATCTTAAATGACATACAGCAAAGTATTCTGAATAGGTACAGCTATCACTACCATTATGCTTATGGACACAATTCATAG
- a CDS encoding polysaccharide biosynthesis protein — protein MFIKTESNNAYQTPSDLNRWSKRMTLFLLALPRFAKCSILFGIDFSVAVLCLVAALALRQGYVDDQTGFTVLAFYALIPVVSLYLIGFYRGASRGFFDAAMGRVLQLFLLLIIVYQFIIYVNPMSMMPRSAPIIFLFLFFIWLWNSRLMIRGLLNRLQKPDNQGRLDSCCDNVIIYGAGSAGRELLESLRHSHKYNVVAYIDDDPQLIGAYLHGKKIYAAHALPWLIEKLNVAQVILAMPSMSRGRKKQIMDSLSGVSVKLKDLPSLRELADEIVTVSHIRPVDILDVLERETVEPVAELLQKNIMGKNVLVTGAGGSIGSELCRQIMKNKPACLVLYEQSEYALYTIDQELRSLIASNVISDIEYQDIEIVSIIGSVANEKKLINIFEKYHIKTIYHAAAYKHVPIVESNPFEGTINNTKGTYHCACAAIKAHVDTFVLISTDKAVRPTNVMGASKRLAELVCQGLSQSNSHTCFSMVRFGNVLGSSGSVVPLFTRQIEQGGPITITHPDITRYFMTIPEAASLVIQAGAMAFGGEVFVLDMGAPVKIVDLAKRMIRLTGCELKDASNPNGDIEIVFTGLRPGEKLYEELIIGADNIETTFHPLIMQAMEHSFPLEDIEAILFEFIERSKRHDTEWLKEQFRTFVEGYREGDEADVTKKDVEQLEVIG, from the coding sequence ATGTTTATAAAAACAGAGTCTAACAATGCTTATCAAACGCCAAGCGATCTCAATCGATGGTCGAAGCGTATGACGCTGTTTTTATTAGCCTTACCACGCTTTGCGAAATGCTCTATCTTATTTGGTATCGATTTTTCGGTTGCTGTCCTTTGCTTGGTAGCGGCATTGGCATTGCGTCAGGGTTATGTCGATGATCAAACTGGTTTTACGGTATTAGCTTTTTATGCATTGATACCTGTCGTCAGTTTATATTTGATTGGCTTTTATAGAGGCGCCTCCAGAGGATTTTTCGATGCGGCGATGGGTCGAGTATTACAGTTATTTTTATTACTTATTATCGTTTATCAGTTCATCATTTACGTGAACCCAATGTCAATGATGCCGCGCTCAGCGCCAATCATATTCCTATTCTTATTCTTTATTTGGTTGTGGAACAGTCGGCTAATGATTCGTGGGTTACTGAATCGACTACAGAAACCAGACAATCAAGGTCGCCTAGATAGTTGCTGTGATAACGTGATTATTTATGGCGCAGGATCGGCTGGTAGAGAGCTATTAGAGAGCTTGAGACATTCTCATAAATACAATGTAGTGGCATATATCGATGATGATCCGCAGCTGATAGGGGCTTATCTACATGGTAAAAAAATATATGCTGCTCATGCGTTGCCTTGGTTAATAGAAAAATTAAATGTCGCGCAAGTGATTTTGGCAATGCCTTCTATGAGCCGTGGTCGTAAAAAACAGATTATGGATAGCCTGTCAGGTGTTTCTGTCAAATTAAAAGATTTACCGAGCTTACGAGAGCTTGCTGATGAGATCGTAACAGTCAGCCATATACGTCCGGTTGATATATTAGATGTGCTTGAAAGAGAGACTGTCGAACCAGTTGCTGAGCTGCTTCAAAAAAACATTATGGGTAAAAACGTACTCGTGACAGGGGCAGGCGGCTCTATTGGTAGTGAGTTATGCAGACAAATCATGAAAAATAAACCTGCATGTTTGGTGTTATACGAGCAGTCTGAATATGCTTTGTACACGATCGATCAAGAGCTTAGAAGCCTCATCGCTAGTAATGTCATTAGTGATATTGAGTATCAAGATATCGAGATTGTTAGCATCATTGGAAGCGTGGCTAACGAAAAAAAATTAATCAATATATTCGAAAAATACCATATAAAAACGATTTATCACGCTGCAGCATACAAACATGTACCGATTGTCGAGTCCAATCCATTTGAAGGCACAATCAACAATACTAAAGGTACCTATCATTGTGCCTGTGCCGCAATAAAAGCTCACGTTGATACATTTGTATTGATCTCTACTGACAAAGCAGTGCGACCGACCAACGTGATGGGAGCCTCTAAACGCTTGGCTGAGCTTGTCTGCCAAGGATTGAGCCAAAGCAACAGTCATACGTGTTTTAGTATGGTGCGTTTCGGCAATGTCTTGGGTTCATCAGGCTCCGTAGTGCCACTTTTTACCAGACAAATTGAGCAGGGTGGTCCGATTACCATCACCCATCCAGACATCACGCGCTACTTTATGACCATACCAGAAGCGGCCAGTTTGGTTATCCAAGCAGGGGCCATGGCGTTCGGCGGTGAAGTATTTGTACTTGATATGGGTGCACCCGTCAAAATTGTGGATCTTGCAAAACGTATGATTCGTCTGACAGGGTGTGAGCTAAAAGATGCGAGCAACCCTAATGGTGATATCGAAATTGTATTTACTGGATTGAGACCAGGTGAAAAACTCTATGAAGAGTTAATCATTGGTGCCGACAACATAGAGACCACGTTTCATCCACTCATTATGCAAGCAATGGAGCATAGTTTTCCATTGGAAGACATCGAAGCTATCTTGTTTGAGTTTATCGAAAGATCAAAGCGGCACGATACTGAGTGGTTGAAAGAACAGTTTAGGACCTTCGTTGAAGGCTATCGAGAAGGTGATGAAGCTGATGTCACAAAGAAAGATGTAGAGCAGTTAGAGGTGATTGGTTGA
- a CDS encoding lipopolysaccharide biosynthesis protein: protein MTSEVFLSIQSVISRLKTSHFVRDVAMVGGGIAAGQAIAMVFMPFLTRLYSPEDFGIAAAFAAIISIITPIATMGYANAIVMPDSDEDAAAIIRLSVLLSLFIAAIAFIAVYFGNVYLARWTGMESAPYMLYLIPLTLLAGAFLSVADQSAIRVGLFKAKARAYVESKLVTDTSKLIGGVLAPSGMLLILLTIAGQLTNFMMQMLRVPRIGVLNIRDWFGTVGIRNAAISQRDFAIYRMPQSMLNAASVGLPTILLASLFSASSAGQYSLAVLVLGAPAMLLGQAVGEVFYPKITRAITAKSSEAYQFLLKVTVILLVVGIVPFGTVFVFGDYLFSLVFGAEWALAGSYSQWLSIWLLTSLVSGASTAALPALRLQRFLLIREVFAVIFRAAALYIGFYVFESDMVAIALFSFVGVLLSLSIIYVAFRRLVHVHEVPQ from the coding sequence ATGACCTCTGAAGTATTTTTATCGATACAGAGCGTAATCAGTCGATTGAAAACCAGTCACTTTGTAAGAGATGTGGCCATGGTTGGAGGCGGTATTGCTGCTGGTCAGGCAATCGCTATGGTCTTTATGCCGTTTCTCACCAGATTATATAGTCCTGAAGATTTTGGTATCGCTGCCGCATTTGCCGCAATCATCAGTATTATTACTCCGATTGCGACCATGGGTTATGCCAATGCCATTGTGATGCCTGATAGTGACGAGGATGCCGCTGCCATTATCAGATTGTCTGTATTGCTCAGTTTGTTTATAGCAGCTATAGCGTTTATCGCTGTCTATTTCGGCAATGTTTATTTGGCACGATGGACGGGTATGGAAAGTGCACCATACATGTTGTATCTCATACCGTTGACGCTATTGGCCGGCGCGTTTCTATCTGTTGCTGATCAGTCTGCTATCAGAGTAGGTTTGTTTAAAGCCAAGGCTCGTGCTTATGTAGAGAGCAAGCTTGTGACAGATACCAGTAAGTTGATAGGTGGCGTATTGGCCCCCTCTGGTATGTTGCTTATTTTATTAACGATAGCAGGACAGCTTACGAATTTTATGATGCAGATGCTTCGGGTGCCTAGGATTGGTGTATTAAATATCCGAGACTGGTTTGGCACGGTTGGTATTCGTAACGCCGCTATATCGCAGCGTGACTTTGCCATATATCGCATGCCGCAAAGTATGCTCAATGCTGCTTCAGTAGGGCTACCAACCATCTTGTTAGCATCACTATTTAGTGCTTCTTCTGCTGGGCAGTATTCGTTGGCTGTTCTTGTGCTCGGCGCACCAGCGATGTTATTAGGGCAAGCTGTTGGAGAGGTTTTTTATCCTAAGATTACGCGTGCGATCACAGCAAAGTCATCAGAGGCTTATCAATTTTTATTAAAAGTAACGGTAATTCTATTGGTGGTTGGTATTGTTCCCTTCGGTACAGTGTTCGTTTTTGGCGATTATCTTTTTTCTTTAGTATTTGGCGCAGAGTGGGCATTAGCAGGTAGTTATTCGCAGTGGCTTTCTATTTGGCTTTTGACCAGCTTGGTATCAGGTGCGAGTACTGCGGCATTGCCAGCATTACGTTTGCAACGCTTTCTTTTGATTAGAGAAGTGTTTGCAGTGATATTTCGTGCTGCAGCGCTGTATATAGGTTTTTACGTTTTTGAGTCGGATATGGTAGCCATTGCTCTGTTCTCATTTGTTGGGGTATTGCTTAGTTTATCTATCATTTATGTCGCTTTTCGGCGTCTTGTTCATGTTCATGAAGTGCCGCAGTAG
- a CDS encoding glycosyltransferase family 2 protein, translating into MISVIIAAFNAAATIDRCIGSVDVAKKNHEIELIIIDDGSNDETARLLHKWESDKTWITVQYQKNGGVADARNTGLDIAIGDYIVFIDADDTIDDWYFDFVIAQTVNRDIEMLAFGHNRIMLDGDVLERRNITAEYSRQDIKMLQLRVTENRNIYWYVTTKVYSKRLIADLRFNCDIKLGEDSIFNIECLGKANHLSVIPDCPYNYYENATSMTSLQYKPGLLESIEADYNARVRIHDWSISATERQILLSDFARSYIEHMLPYLLNNLAHIQMRKRHAELIKIRQSFVYQNCLPHYYQRHPARGIRILISCFSRRWYVLTLAFLQLSWSKAKVKRHV; encoded by the coding sequence ATGATTTCAGTTATTATCGCCGCGTTTAATGCCGCTGCCACTATTGATCGTTGTATTGGTAGTGTTGACGTTGCAAAAAAGAACCATGAGATTGAATTGATCATTATTGATGATGGTTCTAATGATGAAACTGCTAGGTTATTGCACAAGTGGGAAAGTGATAAGACATGGATTACGGTGCAATATCAAAAAAATGGGGGTGTAGCAGATGCTCGTAATACTGGGCTTGATATCGCAATCGGCGACTACATCGTTTTTATAGATGCGGACGACACTATCGATGATTGGTATTTTGACTTTGTCATTGCACAAACGGTTAATCGGGATATTGAGATGTTGGCGTTTGGTCATAATCGCATAATGTTAGATGGCGATGTGCTCGAGCGCCGTAACATTACAGCAGAATATTCACGGCAAGACATTAAAATGCTACAGCTGAGAGTGACAGAGAATAGAAATATATATTGGTATGTAACTACCAAGGTTTATAGCAAAAGACTGATAGCGGATTTACGGTTTAATTGTGACATAAAACTTGGTGAAGACAGTATTTTTAATATTGAGTGCTTGGGTAAAGCGAACCATTTATCTGTCATACCCGACTGTCCATATAACTACTATGAAAATGCCACTTCGATGACGAGTTTGCAATATAAGCCAGGGCTACTAGAGTCTATTGAAGCAGACTATAACGCTAGAGTCAGGATACATGACTGGTCTATCAGTGCTACTGAGAGGCAAATACTGCTATCAGATTTCGCACGTAGTTATATCGAGCATATGCTGCCATATTTACTCAATAATTTGGCTCATATTCAGATGAGAAAACGCCATGCGGAGTTGATAAAAATACGCCAGTCTTTCGTTTATCAGAACTGTTTGCCACATTACTATCAACGGCACCCAGCACGCGGTATTCGTATTTTGATTTCATGTTTTTCACGACGTTGGTATGTGTTGACATTGGCTTTTTTGCAGCTGTCTTGGTCTAAAGCAAAGGTAAAAAGACATGTTTAA
- a CDS encoding polysaccharide pyruvyl transferase family protein codes for MNTTAIKKLIPLRLKKHLVTYMGARDLPLPSSNRCFIFLAADYGNIGDIAISYAQKQYLQHVTTDYEVVSVPISQTRLVLNSIKQQIQHRDIVTIIGGGNMGSSYPDIEELRQLVINTFPKNRVVCFPQTLDWSDSAKSKRALHRIVNVYAKHPDIHIFARESMTATKLIKIFAEYSNVHVGLVPDIVMSANAAILGTTNDVESSTILRCLRDDKEAALSTEQYGFIDKALADTGYYIEKTDTHAGGSQLDEAHCKKLLTDKLSQFRAAKLVVTDRLHGMILCLLSGTPCLVLPNSNHKIRQTQSDWLRNHPRLVFLELDEVAEISKHIDKLLSLSHGTMTESPVHINEYHELEKSVVIT; via the coding sequence ATGAATACTACCGCCATAAAAAAGCTCATACCACTTAGACTAAAAAAACACTTAGTTACTTATATGGGCGCGCGAGATTTGCCCTTACCTAGTAGTAATCGATGCTTCATTTTTCTGGCGGCTGACTACGGCAATATTGGTGATATCGCTATCTCTTATGCTCAAAAGCAATACTTGCAACATGTGACGACTGATTATGAAGTTGTTAGTGTTCCTATTAGTCAAACCAGATTGGTGCTTAATTCGATTAAACAACAAATACAACACAGAGATATTGTCACTATTATTGGGGGAGGCAATATGGGTAGCTCGTATCCTGATATTGAGGAGCTGCGCCAATTAGTTATCAATACATTTCCTAAGAATCGCGTTGTATGTTTTCCTCAGACCTTGGATTGGAGTGATTCTGCTAAGTCTAAACGAGCATTGCATCGTATCGTAAACGTCTACGCCAAGCATCCAGATATACACATTTTCGCTAGAGAGTCGATGACAGCGACCAAACTTATCAAGATTTTTGCCGAGTATAGCAATGTCCATGTTGGTCTTGTGCCAGATATCGTTATGAGTGCAAACGCAGCAATACTTGGGACGACAAATGACGTAGAGTCTTCAACTATTCTGCGATGCTTACGAGATGACAAGGAAGCAGCTCTCTCCACTGAACAATACGGTTTTATAGATAAAGCCTTAGCAGATACTGGCTATTATATTGAAAAGACAGATACCCATGCTGGCGGCTCTCAATTGGACGAAGCACATTGCAAAAAATTACTGACTGACAAGCTTAGCCAGTTTCGTGCTGCAAAATTGGTCGTGACTGACCGCCTACATGGCATGATTTTATGTTTACTATCGGGTACACCTTGCTTGGTATTGCCGAACTCCAATCATAAGATAAGGCAAACGCAATCAGACTGGTTACGTAATCATCCAAGACTTGTGTTTTTAGAATTAGATGAGGTTGCTGAGATTTCGAAACATATCGACAAACTGCTATCCCTGTCTCATGGCACCATGACTGAGTCACCCGTTCATATCAATGAATACCATGAGTTAGAAAAATCGGTGGTGATTACATGA
- a CDS encoding glycosyltransferase family 2 protein has protein sequence MTSLAEPLVSIIVPVYNVALYIDACLESIKQQTYKNIEIIVVEDCSTDNSKQALALHLTDKRIRVIQHNKNSGLSAARNTGINSAIGDYMMFVDSDDIVDTRLVAACVDCALTTNAEVVTYGFAPFREGAAENELPYPAASLVSETTKIEDSYFSLPHFAWLKFIKSSVVQAAALSFPVGLYYEDWPFHWHLGLSTKVRYQLPINFYLYRQRGTSITGSTDKKLLDLFIIHSQVMSLVEDYQADDVKKILADKTRQSHWSILTRIDNEYLIRALAQAKKADKALRLKGYQNNLTLRNIVISNIARMPSQIALPIMQVLRKALERETSLKGSKLEIVKRSKVGFMFLKR, from the coding sequence ATGACTAGCCTAGCAGAGCCATTGGTGAGCATTATCGTGCCAGTATACAACGTCGCGTTATATATCGACGCGTGCTTAGAATCTATCAAGCAGCAAACGTATAAAAATATTGAAATTATTGTCGTTGAAGATTGCTCTACTGATAATTCAAAACAAGCGCTTGCCTTACATCTCACAGATAAGCGTATAAGAGTCATTCAACATAATAAAAACAGCGGTCTTTCTGCTGCTCGCAATACTGGCATTAATTCTGCGATAGGCGACTATATGATGTTTGTTGATTCTGACGACATTGTAGATACTCGCTTAGTGGCAGCTTGTGTAGATTGTGCTCTTACTACCAATGCAGAAGTAGTGACATATGGTTTTGCACCGTTTAGAGAGGGAGCAGCAGAGAATGAACTACCGTATCCAGCTGCTAGCTTGGTATCCGAGACAACCAAGATAGAAGATTCGTATTTCAGCCTACCGCATTTTGCGTGGCTAAAATTTATTAAATCCAGTGTCGTGCAAGCAGCTGCTTTAAGTTTTCCAGTGGGTTTGTATTACGAGGATTGGCCTTTCCATTGGCATCTTGGCTTATCTACTAAGGTTAGATATCAGTTGCCTATTAATTTTTACCTGTATAGACAGCGAGGCACGTCGATTACGGGTTCAACAGATAAAAAGCTATTAGACCTATTTATTATTCATTCACAAGTCATGAGTCTAGTAGAAGACTATCAAGCGGATGACGTTAAAAAAATACTTGCCGATAAGACCAGACAGAGTCATTGGAGCATTCTCACCCGTATAGATAATGAGTATTTAATAAGGGCATTAGCACAAGCTAAAAAAGCAGATAAAGCGCTACGATTAAAAGGTTATCAGAACAATTTGACGTTAAGAAATATAGTGATCAGCAATATAGCACGTATGCCAAGCCAAATCGCGCTACCTATAATGCAGGTGCTTCGTAAAGCACTAGAGAGAGAAACAAGTTTAAAAGGAAGCAAATTGGAAATAGTTAAGAGAAGCAAAGTTGGCTTTATGTTTCTTAAAAGGTAA